The DNA region CGTGGGCCTCCGGCGGCGGCCCCTGCCTCCGGCACCGCCCTGACCGTTGCCGCTGCCCGCCGGAGACCCGCAAGCGCCGGGTCACGGTGTTCCACCTGTGGAGTGCGGGGCCGGTGCCGGACGAGAAGGCGTCAGCGCAGAGCGGCCACCAGCGCGTCGCTCGCGGAGCACCACACCTGCCGGGCCTCGGTGAACCCCTGCTCCAGCAGCGTCTCGATGTGCCAGCGGGTGAGGACGGGGCGGTCGCGCCGTGCCGCGTCGGGCGCCGGCGGCTGCCGAGGGTCGCCCAGCAGGGCGAAGCGCCTGGCGGCGGCGTCGGCGAGGGAGGGATCGCGGGCCACCGCGTGCCACCAGTCCGCCCAGTCCAGTGCTCCCCGCTGCCGCTGCTCCTCCTTGCGCCGTGTGAGCAGGGCCTGGAGCGCCGCGTTGATGCGCGGTGCGGACCCGTCGTGCATGTGGTCGGCGTTGAGGAAGACGCCGCCCTCACGCAGCAGGCCCGCCAGGCCCCCGTAGAGGCTGCGCAGCGGTTCGGTGTCCAGCCAGTGCAGGGCGGTAGCGGTCACCACGGCGTCGTAGGAGGCGTGCGGGAGGCGCTCGGTCCACGCGGGGTCGGTGACGTCTGCCTCGACGAAGGTGACGCGGTCGTCGTCGGCGAAGTGCCCGCGCGCGATGGTCACCAGCGCCGGGTCGATGTCCACGCAGGTGCTGTCCGCCCCGGGCAGCCGCCGCAGCAGCCGGTCGGAGATGCTGCCCGTGCCGCACGCCAGGTCGAGGACGCGTGGGGTGGGGCCCGCCACGGCCTCCACGGTGTCGAGCATGACCCGGAAGCGTTCCTCCCGGTCCGGCATGTACCACTCCTGCTGGCGGTCCCAACTGGTCTGCCAACGCTGCCAGTCGGTGGTGGCCGTTGCTGTCATGGGTGTGGTTGTTCCTTTCCTCGCACGCCGTGCGGCGTGGACGTGTCCGTGGGGACCGCGGTCCCCAGGTCCTGGGAGCGCAGGAGCAGGCGGGTGGTCCTGGAGCGTGGTGAGGCGAGGACGGCGCGGCGGTCGCCCCGCTCCACGACGGTGCCCGCGTCGAGGACCACCAGATCGTCCGCCAGCCGCTCGACGAGACGCAGGTCGTGACTGATCCACAGCACGGCCGTACGGCTCTCCCGGCGTAGCCGGGTGATCTCCGCCGTCACCCATCGGATACTGACGGCGTCCAGCGCGGTGGTGATCTCGTCGCAGATCAGCACATCGGGTTCGGCCAGCAGGGCCCGGGCCAGCGCGGCCCGCTGGAGTTCCCCGCCGGACAGCGATCCGGCGTGTCGCCCCGCATGCTCCGAGGTGAGGCCGAGCCTCTCCCACACCGACATGGCCCGCCGTTCGGCCTCCCGCGCGGACAGCCCGCGCAGCCGTACGGCGGTGCGGGCCACCTGGTCCAGTACGGTGCGCCGCTCGTCGAACGAGTTCCGCACCTCCTGCCACACGTACTGCACGGCTCGGATCTGGCGTGGTGACCGGTGACGGAGTACGGGCAACGGTTCGCCGAACAGCGACAGTTGTCCGACGTGGCGTTCGTGGAGCCCGGCGAGGCACCGTGCGAGCACCGTCTTGCCACTGCCCGACGGACCCACGACCGCCGTGCAACCGGCTTCCGGCAGCCGCACCGCCACGTCGTGGAGGACCTGGTCCCGTCGCCCGGGCCGCAGCCACGCCGACAGGCCGCGTGCCTCCAGGGCGGTGCCGCCGCCGAGGGAGGCGGCCGGCCCGGCCGCGGGGGCGGGGAGAGCCACGGGGGGCCGTACCGGCAGGAGGTCCGCCGTGCCGCCCGTGGCCGTGACCCGGCCCCTGTCCAGCAGCACCGTGCGGGTGGCGACGGCCCGTACGAGATCGTGGTCGTGGCTCAGCAGCAGGACCGCGATCCCGTCCGCGGCCAGCCGGGTCAGCTCGCCCGCCAGCCGCAGGCGTGCCACCGTGTCCAGCCCCGTACTGGGCTCGTCGAGGACCACGGCACGCGGACCGCAGACCAGTACCTGGGCCAGAGCGACCCGTTGCCGCTGCCCGCCGGAGAACTGGTGCGGGAAGCGGCGAAGGATCGCGTTGTCGCCGGGCAGCCCGGCGGTGCGCAGGGCCCCGGCCGCGTACCCCGCCGCGACCGGCCGGCGGCCGGCCTCGGGCCGGTGCAGCCGGGCGAGTTCGGTCAGCACCGACCCGATCCGCCGGGCCGGATTGAGGGCGTGGGCCGGGTGCTGCGGCATGTAGGCGATCAGCCGGCCGCGCACGGTCGGAGCGAGGGGGGTCGGCCCCTCGGCCGCGACCACCGCGGTGCCCGCGACCTCCACCGTGCCGGTGAGCCGAACCCCGGGGGCCGACTCGCCCAGCAGAGCGAGGGCCGCGGTGGTCTTGCCGCTGCCGGAGGGCCCCACGAGTGCGGTCACCTCGCCGGGAGCGACGGCCAGGTCGACACCCTCCAGCAGAGTGGCCGTTTCCACCCGCGCCGTCAGTCCGCGGACCCTGATCACCGGTTCCACGCAGTCACCTTCCCCCGGGTGCTCTCGCCGCGTCCGTCGCCGCGCGGCAGCAACCCGTCGGCCAGCAGGTTGACGCCGACGGTGAACATCACCAGCATCAGTGCCGGCGCGCAGACGGCCCACGGCTGCACGAACAGCGCGTCCCTGCTCGCGGCGATGACCACGCCCCAGTCCGGGGAGGTCGGATCCAGTCCGAGTCCGAGGAAGTTGGCCGCGGCCACCGTGAAGACCGCGGTGCCCACCCGCGTACCGGCGTCGGCGGCGGCCACCGGGAGGACCGCGCGTCCCACGTGCCCGAACAGGATCCGCGCGGATGACTCGCCTTGCAGCCGCATCGCCTCCGCGACGGGGCCGCCGGCCGCGTCCATCGCCGCCGCCCGCAACAGGCGTGCCACAGCCGGTACGTTGAGCGCCGCGATCGCGAGGGCCACGGCGACCGGATGCCCGCGCCAGCCGATCCCGATGACGCTGATCACCAGCAACGACGGGAGTGGGAGCAGCAGTTCGACGGGCCGCATGAGCAGATCGTCGAGCCACCTGCTGCGGGAAGCCGCGGCCGTCAGTCCGAGCAGGGCGCCGACGGCGACGGCCAGGGCCACGGCGGCGCACGCCACGCCCAGCGCGCTGGCACCGCCCCGCAGAAGCAGCGCCACGACGTCGCGTCCCAGAGCGTCCGTGCCCAGCGGGTGCCCGTCGCCCAGGGCGTAGGGCATGCCGTCCGACGGGATCTCGGCGTCCGTGACGAACGGGCCGATCAGGGCCGCCGCACCGGGCGGGACCAGGAGCAGTGCGCCGGCCGCCGCCCGCCGGGGACGTCCGGATGGCCGGCCGCTCATCGCAGCACCTCCGTACGGGGGGCCAACCGCCGGCCGGCCAGGTCGGCGGCGAGGTTCAGCAGGCAGGCCACGGCGGCCAGGGTGAGGGTGAGGGCCTGCACGGTGGGTACGTCGCGGTTCTGTACGGCGTCGACCAGTGCCGTCGCCGTACCGGGAATGGCGAACACGGCTTCGACCACGAGCACCCCGCCCAGCAACTGGTCACCGGTGCGGGCCAGTTCCTGCACGCCCGGGACCGCGGCGTTGGGCAGCAGATGCCGCAGCACCAGCCGGACGGGCGGCACACCCAGACGGCGGGCCTGCACCGTGTAGCCCGCGTCCAGCGACGTGATGGTGCCGGCTCTGATCTGCCGGGACAGCACGCACACCGTCCGGGCCAGCAGGACCACGACCGGCAGCACGAACAGCTCAGGACGCCGCCACCACATGTCGTCGGCCCCCACCCAGGTGGAGGGCAGCCAGCCCAGGCGAAGAGAGAACAACGCCACCAGCAGCAGGGCCAGGACGAAGTCCGGCACGGAGGTCAGAGTCAGCGTCACGGCGGAGACCGCGCGGTCGGTGCGGCTGCCGGCCCGCAGGCCGGTCACCAGGCCGATGCCGACGGCCAGCGGGACCAGCAACAGCAGCGTGACGGCGGCGAGCGTGGCCGTGGCGGCGACGGAGCGCGCCAGTACCTCGCTCACGGGCCCCCCGCCGACCAGTGAGGTGCCGAGGTCCCCGGTGAGCAGACCCTGTGCCCAGTCCACGAAGCGCTCGGTCAACGGCCGGTCGAGGCCCATCTGTTCACGCAACTGGGCCACCTGGTCCAGCCCGGCCTGCTCGTTGAAGTCCACGGTGGCCGCGTCACCCGGCAGCAGGTCGGTCAGCAGGAAGACCACGACGCTGAGGACGGCGAGCTGGACGACGGTCCAGCCGCTCCGGCGCAGGGCGTACCGCAGCACCTCAGTCCAGCCACACCGTGTCGAACCTGGCCCAGTCCACGGTGTTCGGCTGGGCCTCCTTCACCCCGTGCAGGGTGCGGGACACGGCGTTCAGCCACTGGGGGTGGGCCCAGAGCACCAGACCGCCGCGGTCCCGGACGGTCTGCTGCACCGCGCGGTAGC from Streptomyces sp. NBC_01754 includes:
- a CDS encoding class I SAM-dependent methyltransferase; the protein is MTATATTDWQRWQTSWDRQQEWYMPDREERFRVMLDTVEAVAGPTPRVLDLACGTGSISDRLLRRLPGADSTCVDIDPALVTIARGHFADDDRVTFVEADVTDPAWTERLPHASYDAVVTATALHWLDTEPLRSLYGGLAGLLREGGVFLNADHMHDGSAPRINAALQALLTRRKEEQRQRGALDWADWWHAVARDPSLADAAARRFALLGDPRQPPAPDAARRDRPVLTRWHIETLLEQGFTEARQVWCSASDALVAALR
- a CDS encoding ABC transporter ATP-binding protein; protein product: MEPVIRVRGLTARVETATLLEGVDLAVAPGEVTALVGPSGSGKTTAALALLGESAPGVRLTGTVEVAGTAVVAAEGPTPLAPTVRGRLIAYMPQHPAHALNPARRIGSVLTELARLHRPEAGRRPVAAGYAAGALRTAGLPGDNAILRRFPHQFSGGQRQRVALAQVLVCGPRAVVLDEPSTGLDTVARLRLAGELTRLAADGIAVLLLSHDHDLVRAVATRTVLLDRGRVTATGGTADLLPVRPPVALPAPAAGPAASLGGGTALEARGLSAWLRPGRRDQVLHDVAVRLPEAGCTAVVGPSGSGKTVLARCLAGLHERHVGQLSLFGEPLPVLRHRSPRQIRAVQYVWQEVRNSFDERRTVLDQVARTAVRLRGLSAREAERRAMSVWERLGLTSEHAGRHAGSLSGGELQRAALARALLAEPDVLICDEITTALDAVSIRWVTAEITRLRRESRTAVLWISHDLRLVERLADDLVVLDAGTVVERGDRRAVLASPRSRTTRLLLRSQDLGTAVPTDTSTPHGVRGKEQPHP
- a CDS encoding ABC transporter permease subunit; the encoded protein is MSGRPSGRPRRAAAGALLLVPPGAAALIGPFVTDAEIPSDGMPYALGDGHPLGTDALGRDVVALLLRGGASALGVACAAVALAVAVGALLGLTAAASRSRWLDDLLMRPVELLLPLPSLLVISVIGIGWRGHPVAVALAIAALNVPAVARLLRAAAMDAAGGPVAEAMRLQGESSARILFGHVGRAVLPVAAADAGTRVGTAVFTVAAANFLGLGLDPTSPDWGVVIAASRDALFVQPWAVCAPALMLVMFTVGVNLLADGLLPRGDGRGESTRGKVTAWNR
- a CDS encoding ABC transporter permease, encoding MLRYALRRSGWTVVQLAVLSVVVFLLTDLLPGDAATVDFNEQAGLDQVAQLREQMGLDRPLTERFVDWAQGLLTGDLGTSLVGGGPVSEVLARSVAATATLAAVTLLLLVPLAVGIGLVTGLRAGSRTDRAVSAVTLTLTSVPDFVLALLLVALFSLRLGWLPSTWVGADDMWWRRPELFVLPVVVLLARTVCVLSRQIRAGTITSLDAGYTVQARRLGVPPVRLVLRHLLPNAAVPGVQELARTGDQLLGGVLVVEAVFAIPGTATALVDAVQNRDVPTVQALTLTLAAVACLLNLAADLAGRRLAPRTEVLR